One Cohnella candidum genomic region harbors:
- a CDS encoding aldo/keto reductase, whose protein sequence is MQKTKFGRTGLPVTRLGFGAMEIRGPRIWSGRPVTDAEAESILNAVLDAGINFIDTAYDYGLSEEYIGRYIRHRRDEYFLATKCGCTVVNAGDHDDTPHVWTKENLLHNIETSLRRMNTDYIDLWQLHNPSVEQVKDGQLIEVLKEVQASGKVRWIGISSTLPHISEFISTGVFDSFQIPYSALERDHETIISDAASAGAGTIIRGGVGRGEPGAGLGSQDRWATWEKAGLDELLDEGESRTAFILRYTLSHPDMHSTIVGTKNPEHLAENVKVAEKGPLKPEVYEEAKRRLLEAGQGPKS, encoded by the coding sequence ATGCAGAAAACGAAATTCGGACGGACGGGCCTTCCGGTTACGCGTCTTGGATTCGGAGCCATGGAGATTCGGGGACCGCGGATTTGGAGCGGACGTCCCGTCACGGATGCCGAAGCCGAATCGATTCTCAATGCCGTACTCGACGCCGGGATTAATTTCATTGACACCGCTTACGACTACGGCTTGAGCGAAGAGTATATCGGACGTTACATCCGCCATCGCCGGGATGAATACTTTCTGGCGACGAAATGCGGGTGCACGGTCGTGAATGCCGGCGATCACGACGATACGCCGCACGTATGGACCAAAGAAAACCTGTTGCATAACATCGAAACGAGCTTGCGCCGGATGAATACGGATTATATCGATTTATGGCAGCTTCATAACCCGTCGGTCGAGCAGGTAAAAGATGGACAGCTGATCGAGGTGCTGAAGGAAGTACAAGCATCCGGCAAAGTCCGCTGGATCGGCATCTCCTCGACGCTGCCGCACATTTCGGAATTCATAAGCACGGGAGTATTCGATTCGTTCCAAATTCCGTACTCGGCACTGGAAAGGGATCACGAGACGATCATTTCGGACGCGGCATCGGCCGGGGCCGGTACGATCATACGAGGCGGAGTCGGCCGCGGGGAACCCGGAGCCGGCCTCGGCAGCCAAGACAGGTGGGCGACTTGGGAGAAAGCGGGTTTGGACGAATTGTTGGACGAAGGTGAAAGCCGGACCGCGTTCATCCTCCGGTATACGCTGAGCCATCCGGATATGCATTCGACGATCGTCGGCACGAAGAACCCGGAGCATCTCGCCGAGAACGTCAAGGTTGCCGAGAAAGGGCCGTTGAAACCTGAAGTTTACGAGGAAGCGAAACGCCGTCTGCTGGAGGCCGGACAAGGCCCGAAATCATAA
- a CDS encoding cation diffusion facilitator family transporter, which translates to MDPASKRIPFWTLIKKGNMSSATAAVGNALLAGAKAFAAAFTGNGTMFASAMHSGADALNQGFVFVGSVLAEQKATRRFPTGFGRVINIFCMIAVLVVTIMAYETILKGIHLIQHPGGKPSGFWLNIAVLLLTLVVDGFVLIKAMKEIAFESRSGAKGLSVVPAAFRHVGRAAPPTRLVFYEDLVATSGAVLAVLAVIITSFTDFAVMDGMTTVVIGCLMILVAFRVGYDNMAGLIGVAAPLEVEEKVAKIIFSNDQVTDIYKMRVLQEGRYYHVEGMIELRPGLSLADADDIKFKVIDKLLLDPDIADVTISILEDNGVRNWRAGETLE; encoded by the coding sequence ATGGACCCGGCAAGCAAACGAATTCCGTTCTGGACATTGATCAAAAAAGGAAACATGTCGTCGGCGACGGCGGCGGTCGGCAACGCGCTGCTGGCGGGGGCGAAGGCTTTCGCGGCAGCTTTCACGGGAAACGGGACGATGTTCGCATCGGCCATGCATTCCGGCGCCGACGCCTTGAATCAAGGCTTCGTTTTCGTCGGCAGCGTATTGGCGGAACAGAAGGCGACGCGCAGGTTCCCGACCGGCTTCGGCCGCGTCATCAACATTTTCTGCATGATCGCGGTGCTCGTCGTCACGATCATGGCCTATGAAACGATTCTCAAGGGAATTCATCTGATCCAGCATCCCGGCGGGAAACCGTCCGGTTTTTGGCTGAATATCGCGGTGCTTTTGCTGACCCTCGTGGTGGACGGTTTTGTTTTAATCAAAGCGATGAAGGAAATCGCGTTCGAATCGCGTTCCGGCGCGAAGGGCTTGTCCGTCGTTCCCGCGGCATTCCGCCATGTCGGCAGGGCCGCTCCGCCTACGCGTCTCGTTTTCTACGAGGATCTGGTCGCGACTTCGGGCGCCGTTCTCGCTGTGCTGGCGGTTATCATTACCTCGTTTACGGATTTCGCCGTCATGGACGGCATGACGACCGTCGTCATCGGATGTTTGATGATTTTGGTCGCTTTCCGGGTAGGGTACGACAACATGGCCGGTTTGATCGGCGTCGCCGCGCCGCTGGAAGTCGAGGAAAAGGTGGCCAAGATCATTTTCTCGAACGACCAGGTGACCGACATTTACAAAATGCGCGTGCTGCAGGAAGGCCGGTATTATCACGTGGAAGGGATGATCGAGCTGCGTCCCGGCCTGTCCCTCGCCGATGCCGACGATATCAAATTCAAGGTCATCGACAAACTGTTGCTCGATCCGGACATTGCGGACGTAACGATCAGCATTCTCGAAGACAACGGCGTCCGGAATTGGCGTGCAGGCGAGACCCTAGAATAG
- a CDS encoding winged helix-turn-helix transcriptional regulator, whose product MEAELQTQTYECSIEKALNVIGGKWTFLVIRELTHGKKRFGELKSAIHGVSSKALTDTLRHLEVHDILVREAFATVPPTVEYGLTVKGQALHKIIHEMKMWAREWA is encoded by the coding sequence ATGGAAGCGGAATTGCAAACTCAAACTTACGAATGTTCCATCGAAAAGGCACTGAACGTCATAGGCGGCAAGTGGACCTTCTTGGTCATTCGGGAGCTGACGCACGGCAAAAAGCGCTTCGGCGAACTCAAATCCGCCATTCACGGCGTCAGTTCGAAAGCGCTCACGGATACGCTGCGTCACCTTGAGGTTCATGACATACTCGTTCGGGAAGCTTTTGCGACCGTCCCTCCGACCGTGGAGTACGGTTTAACGGTCAAAGGTCAAGCGCTCCATAAAATCATCCACGAAATGAAAATGTGGGCCAGAGAATGGGCTTGA
- a CDS encoding NAD-dependent epimerase/dehydratase family protein has product MKILITGATGSVGSGAAEALSTEHEVRLSDVQALDSALPYYQADVRVPGALDSAAEGVDVILHTPAFHGIRMGKHSEQEFYDLNVTGTFQMFQSAVLRKVRRVVWLSSMSFYGNDFYAYTKKVGEQLCAFYHERHDIEVIMLRPADFTPFRDLLHYGERMLHGGVDRRDVIQAVVSAVTCPVKFGAYHIVRQDPFTDEEAASYAEAPADIWEKAYPGARDFIREHGFRMPEQIHASDLSKERTELGYEPRYNFGTFMKEYGGNR; this is encoded by the coding sequence ATGAAAATCCTGATCACCGGTGCGACGGGCAGCGTCGGTTCCGGTGCGGCGGAGGCTTTGTCGACCGAACATGAGGTCCGGCTTTCGGACGTTCAAGCTTTGGACTCGGCACTTCCTTATTATCAAGCGGACGTTCGGGTGCCCGGAGCGCTTGATTCCGCTGCGGAAGGCGTGGACGTCATCCTCCACACTCCCGCCTTTCACGGCATCCGCATGGGCAAGCATTCTGAGCAGGAGTTTTACGATCTGAACGTCACGGGAACGTTCCAAATGTTCCAATCCGCGGTGCTGCGGAAGGTACGTCGCGTCGTCTGGCTGTCGAGCATGTCCTTTTACGGCAACGACTTCTACGCTTACACGAAAAAGGTCGGAGAGCAGCTATGCGCCTTCTACCATGAACGGCACGACATCGAAGTGATCATGCTGCGGCCCGCGGATTTTACTCCGTTTCGCGATCTGCTGCACTACGGAGAAAGAATGCTCCACGGCGGTGTGGACAGGCGGGACGTTATTCAAGCCGTCGTTAGCGCCGTTACATGTCCCGTGAAGTTCGGCGCCTATCATATCGTCCGTCAGGATCCGTTTACGGATGAGGAAGCGGCTTCGTACGCGGAAGCACCGGCAGACATTTGGGAGAAAGCTTATCCCGGCGCCAGGGATTTCATCCGCGAGCATGGTTTCCGGATGCCCGAGCAAATTCATGCATCGGATTTGTCCAAGGAACGAACGGAACTCGGCTATGAGCCCCGGTATAACTTCGGAACGTTCATGAAAGAGTATGGGGGGAACCGATAG